The Juglans regia cultivar Chandler chromosome 6, Walnut 2.0, whole genome shotgun sequence genome contains the following window.
ACAACACAttccaatcattttttttttttttttttgtagatttcTTGCTATAAaagttagttttctttttcaattttgatcttcAAACTCTGTACACTTACATAAAACCAGCCATCCACTTCGTCCTCAATCTCCACCTCTTCTCCAGCTGTTAAATTTAACTGCAATGAAAACCACAATTATTACTCATTCACCTAGAAATTTCATCTAAAAACTATTTGTAGATTAAATCAGCAGTGAAGTCAACTAACCTCATCATCTCCACCTGCAGTGAAGTCGTAGAGTGCCGTTCCAAACTTTGGATTTCCAGATGAACTGCGCTCCTCTTCTCGGGACCCAAAACTTTGTGATCCACGCCCAGCTAAGGGGTTCTCAAATGACTCATATGCATATGACGAAGGCTCTTCTCTTATCTGATGGGACGGAAATCAAcatacaaaaacatgaagatttaGCGATTTAAATCACATTGTACAATCAACAACTAGATATGTTTTTTCTCTTGATAAGTATAGaacaagaaagagagaggcAATAAGACTAACCGGAGAACCTATACCCTCATACATTGAGGCACCACCAGTGGAAGGATTGCTAAACCTGCTTGCCGCTGACCTCTCCTATTACATATAATTGTGGGAGTCACAACTCAAATTATCTTTTAAACTAGGAGAATTTattaatcatgaaaaaaaaaaaaaagttttaaactgAAGGGGGCCTCTCAAAAATGTCCCATATTGATCTGGTGGCTGTCAACCAGAGATGTCACGTCTGTCTTAAACAGAATCTAATAAGATGGGTCTTTTTCCGTTCCAAGTACAATTTCAGTTTAGGCTCAATCTTCTGGAACTTACCTTTCCGTATTCATTTACTTTCATTTTCCACTTTCAATTGAACTAATGTAAAATTGAGGAACAATATGCTCAAAGTAGAACACAGCTTGGTATTAGAAAACGGTTAAcatgcaaaaagaaagaaacagagaCTGCATCAAAATCATTATTAGTCATACTGAAGTTTGTGAAGCGCCATATGTGTTTGGCCGTGAACTGAACAATGAAGGGTAGCTCATTCCACCAAAGTGGGATGATATAGAAGATTCAACTGATCCTGTTGACTCCGGCGAAGATGTCCCAGATGACCTTGCATCATCTTCCTGTGATCCAAGAAAAAGATTAGTTATATAAGTGATATAGAACTCTGATAACAATGGCTGCCATCGAGCAGTCCTTGTGGATACTACCAAGCTCTAAACAAATGCTGAGCCCAACTTCAGTAAGATTTGGGAGAACTCATACCTCCCTTTTGACAAGTTAAGAGAGAACCCTTACCTCTAGTTCTGAAGTCTCTAAAAGTGTCTTCGCCCACATATCATCATAACTAACTGAAGGTCTAGAGATGATGTTCTCCTCCTCAACATCAGGAGCATCAGCTCCCACACCAGCAAGAAATTCATTAACCTAGCACAAAGTAGAGATAGAATGAGCGGAttgaaatcaaatgaaaaagacATGTACCTACAAACATTTATCAGAAGATGCtaaattaaatatacaaaatttaaagaCTACTAGAATCCATATTCCACTCACAAGTTTATGTTCAAATTTAGCCTGGTTTGGTTACCAAGATGAGAagtctcatctcatataatcattacaactttcccaaactcccacacaacatatagtaaacaattcaactttttcaaatcccaaaaacaaattatattaaaaaattatattctaacaatattttagtcaactttcaatttttatctcatctcatctgtgtaaccaaacgagttAGGCCCAATAACTATGCGTCAAAACCTATTTAACACAGTTTTCCCATGTAAGGATGAAAGACAAATACATCAAACAAAGTCCACACTGGTAGAGGAAATTATTTATGCCACTAAACAATTAATTTCTAATTGTCCAGCAAGTAAAAGGTCCTTAATCTATTGACTAATGACACATGACTTCGTGCATATATTGGTGATGTCAATCTTAGAATGGCAGAGCCCCATGAAAGATTGTCCCATTATGTCATGTGTTTATGTGTCTGTGTGAAATGTATGCAAAGTTCCCATTACAATGCAGAGAAACACGTAAAAATTCTTTTTAGGAGAGGAAGCTAAGAACAGATTGCTCAACTCTGATATTTAGGCATTtgtatcttttataaaaattataagtacatagGCATACTAGTATTTTAAGGATAATACAGTGACCACGTTTGGCTTTCTaactgttaataataattaagagaaaattcATGTCTATTTCCTAATAAGGGAAAATCAGTTAAGCACAGAGGGCCAGAAGCAAAACGCATGGGAGTGTGCTGAAGAATGCGTAAAATGAAAGAGATATACAATACCTCACAAGGCTCAAATTGCCCAATTTATGTTTAATAACCAGACACTAAATTCTTACCCTGTTCATTGCCGGTGCATTGTTTCCCAACAAGTCATCATCACCAAGATTTGCAGCCCAAGCATTTACTAGGTCATCATCGAGAGTATCAGGCTCAGTAGCAGCTGGTTTAGATTCATAGACAAGATCAGAAATTCCAGTGGCAACAGCGGGATCATTGAAACCAGCTGATGCGCTTATATTGTGCCGCGTGCGATAGATGTCAATAAGTTTTGCACTGTCATAAGATTTCATGAaagaagggagagggaggaagaagcaaagacaataatgaaaataaaatattagaaaccATATTAAGCATATAATTACAGAAAGAccagaaaaaatgaaatacaactAAATCAATTTGAAGAAGCTCTCAGCACAACTTccataacaaaatatatccCCAGAGCTTGTAGAGAGAAACCATTTTTAATGGCATTTGGAAAAGTTCATCACTATAACTCATTCTTGTGAACATAGCATAAAACAGGATAAATGTAGTACCTTATTGGCCCCAAAGGTAGATACTTTGCTCTTGGGACGTAACAAAACATGGAAACAAGATCCAGCAACTTCTCATGGGTTTCATACAGTTTCTTAAGTTCTTCATCTGTCCATTCCTTTTTTGTGTTGTCATGATTCCGTATTTCCCTGTTTTTCCACCAAAGAATTTGTATGAGTAAAAaggaaagatattttttaactaaGCAGCAAAACAAAGGTCATAAAAGAACAAATGCAAAACTTCATTTCTTACTTTATCAAATCATCTTGTGCTCTGTACATTTCATCAAGAACCTTTATCATAGGACTTATTAGAACTCCAAGGCCAGTGCCACTGGCTCCTTGATCTTCCCCATTACTGAGATGCATCTCTGAAAATTGAGACTGCAACCCACCCTGTGCCAAAGTATGTAAGAATTCATAGATCTGTAGCCTAAAAGGCTCACCAGACCTGATTGCCATGGTTGTAAGAGCTTGAGCAGCAATGATTCGAATCTGGGAGGGTCCATTTAACCAGTCCacataagaaaaaggaaaagaaaagcagCAATAAACATTATCTTCTATTTCAATAAACATCTTGGTAACAAATATGATACTAATCTAGAACATAAAAAACTTATGAAGTTAGGGCAGTTAACATTCCAATTAAAGTTTATTGGACACCAGTTCAGAATAGTGCAAGTCATGTTTGCTAAAAGATACAAATTGAAACATATTGAcatctttttttgaatttataccTTTGGATAAAATGAAAGGCAACACCTATGGGAAAACAAGTTAATGAAAGCCTTACTACATTCTTTGTGCACAATCATCTATATAGCACAGCAAATTAAGGCATGGCAGATTAATGCTCTAAAATCAATTAACCTTTTAGTGTAACAGCAGAAACACTCCATGAATTATTATAACCCTCAATCTTTGATCATGTGAGCCCATATTAGAAGAGGGTAGTGAGTTCTATCACCCCACCAACCATGTTTAGAATACTCAATTGTGGTCCCAAGATACGTGAAGTAAGAAAGCCACCATTGGATGATTACTCAAGTTTGAGTTTATACCTCCCAACTGCCACTGAAGGCACACCTTTGAAGCCGAGTCAATGCACCAGCTAGAGTAGGGTTACGGGAACTGGCAGCAGCGACCATTTTATCTGCATCTAACATCATTAATGCTGTACCAGGTGGGGTTGCAGATTCCCAAGCATATTCAGACGCAGCATAATTTGCATTTTCTCCAAGAAACCATACCTGCAAGTATATTTGTTTCCAAGcatataagtaataacattgCAAGAACTATAGCCCTATGATGATAGGATTAAAGAGAGCTGAAGAAGTTTATTGGTCAAATAGGAAGCTTACTGCTGCTTGTACTAGCCTCTGTAATGCCAGTGCCGACTTTGGATCAGATGCAGAAACACTGTCCACTGATGTAAGCCCCAACATTGACCCAGGTTGTGGCGGTGGTAGATCAAGTACAATAGTGACTGCCTCCAAAGCTGTGTGTTTTCCATCAGGACCAGCCCCAACAAGGCATGTCTGGAAATGGAATCATAAAGCATATGAATGTCATTTCTGGATAATTTCAAAGAAACTACTATTAAAGCAAAGGGCATCAGGCAAGTAAGAAGGCATGCAAATTGTAAAAAGGAAGCATGAGAACCgcaaagaacaagaaaaaccaCTGGTGTAACTAGAATTTACCAAGGTATTCCTTTGCCAtaagtgagattatttttaataaaattagaggTTCTGTCCTCTTTCTAAAAAAAGACTAGAATATACCAAGGCATCTGGATGACTAGTTGCATTACATGTGCATCTGACCCAACAAAGTGATCTGCATACTCCGCTTCAATTTAATTGTATATCAGAGCGATGATGGTTATGATTataacaccaccaccaccaccaacgaCGAGTTTTGAGGGGAAGAGTTTTTTGCAGTGTTATTTTCTTTGGCAGACACAGATTCCCTAATTCTGCACTATGTCACATAAATCTTGATCCATTTATTAGCGGCAATTGCAAATGCAAGGACACGATGGGATTTTGAAGAACCAACTGTAAAATGCAAAATTTTGCAGTGCGAAATTTTCAATTGTATTTGGCTGTTCTAAAAACTGTGAGTTCTTCTACTGCTTCACGATGAGGACAACTATCCTCATTTAGAAATTTTCAAGCCTACTGTTTTTAGTGTTGCTTGGTCAATTAAACACCTTAACCCTACCCGCACTCAGTAGGCAAAAAAAGGAGAATGAAAGTAAATGCATGATCATTTGCCTCGACCAAACAAAATGCTTGATTAAAAAGTTCTCAGGAACAAGGTTTTGAAACATGCAGAATAAACAATAAGTTGCATCATTGATATCTTTCATTAGTCAACATtatccaaaaatattctcaaacaaAGCAAACGCAGGAATATATATCATAAACACATAAAACActagaaaagtgaaaagagaATGAAGTCATAAAGACGGGACTGTATTATTGTAGGTGAAGAATGCACCAAAACCTACTTTCCATAGTAGTTGTAACACATCAGCATCAATCTTCCCAGGAACTTTAGTAGCAAAAACCCTTGCAATCTCAAGAAGAGTGACAGCCATATCTGGAGTTGCCTGATGAAGCAACAATGGAtcttattacaaaataaattttataacaaaTGGGAACATAGCATCACCTCAGTgcacaacataaaaaagtaacaaaaaattcTTTGAGAACCATTGATTGTACAACAGAAGAAATTACTCAAACACGGTATTCATAACCAGCCTCCTACTACAACTAGAACTTCTctagaatatatttataactttgtCCCAAGTTTCTACCCCTTGATAAatgtacaatagcagaaaacttcataaaaatctaaatttaataatatcaaagaaaatgcaaagaATAATGGCTTTGAAATGAAATTCTCATACCTTAAGATAATAAGTATGACTTACATCCATTACATACCTTAAAACGAGCATGCAATGTAAGTAAAATATCATTCAATAGTGTTGCTGGCCAAGCTGGATCAGAGAGCTCCGATGCAATAATTGATTCCAGTTCATCAAAGGAATCATGCGGGCTTTGCATCCAGATTAATGCCTTGATTACCATAGCTCGAACATAAACACATTCACATGCTACAGTTGTACGCACTACTTCCATCAATGAAGCTAATAAGCCTGCAACTGTATCCTTGCCACCTGTTCCATTTGATAGAGAAGATGTTTTTCGGGCATCTAGGAGCAAGTGAGAATGAAATGCAATTAGACAATTATCCACCAAATAGCCTAAACAagcccatttaaaaaaaaaaaaaaaagataattcaaatataattatttcaaaatgaaTGCAGACTATGGGTCAAACTtgtaattcctttttttttctattggcaccaggtgttcGAGAACAACATCcagactaatcccgggggtgcacaggccatCAGTAAGGAGTTTTCCATAAGTGCACCTTTGgtaattcaaaaggaaaatctccaccaaggcctttaccacttaaaccaacccct
Protein-coding sequences here:
- the LOC108989521 gene encoding uncharacterized protein LOC108989521, with the translated sequence MADSTGTTLMDLITADPTPAPASSGAPAAPTPGPSSAQPTALGKPATEKKSKRATLMQIHSDTVSVAKAALNPVRTNIMPQKQKKKPVSYSQLARSIHELAASSDQKSSQKQLVHHVFPKLAVYNSVDPSLAPSLLMLNQQCEDRSVLRYVYYYLARILSDTGAQGLGTGGGIPTPNWDALADIDAVGGVTRADVVPRIVEQLTAEASNADAEFHARRLQALKALTYAPSSNFDILSRLYEIVFGILDKVADGPQKRKKGVFGAKGGDKEFVIRSNLQYAALSALRRLPLDPGNPAFLHRAVQGVSFADPVAVRHALEILSELATRDTYAVAMALGKLAQPGGALQDVLHLHDVLARVSLAKLCHTIARARALDERPDIKSLFNSVLYQLLLDPSERVCFEAILCVLGKYDNTERTEERAAGWYRLTREILKLPEAPSVSSKEKDKSQKTRRPQPLIKLVMRRLESSFRSFSRPVLHAASRVVQEMGKSRAAAFALGLQDIDEGAHVNTFADTVDSHDSDTNENSRPENARKTSSLSNGTGGKDTVAGLLASLMEVVRTTVACECVYVRAMVIKALIWMQSPHDSFDELESIIASELSDPAWPATLLNDILLTLHARFKATPDMAVTLLEIARVFATKVPGKIDADVLQLLWKTCLVGAGPDGKHTALEAVTIVLDLPPPQPGSMLGLTSVDSVSASDPKSALALQRLVQAAVWFLGENANYAASEYAWESATPPGTALMMLDADKMVAAASSRNPTLAGALTRLQRCAFSGSWEIRIIAAQALTTMAIRSGEPFRLQIYEFLHTLAQGGLQSQFSEMHLSNGEDQGASGTGLGVLISPMIKVLDEMYRAQDDLIKEIRNHDNTKKEWTDEELKKLYETHEKLLDLVSMFCYVPRAKYLPLGPISAKLIDIYRTRHNISASAGFNDPAVATGISDLVYESKPAATEPDTLDDDLVNAWAANLGDDDLLGNNAPAMNRVNEFLAGVGADAPDVEEENIISRPSVSYDDMWAKTLLETSELEEDDARSSGTSSPESTGSVESSISSHFGGMSYPSLFSSRPNTYGASQTSERSAASRFSNPSTGGASMYEGIGSPIREEPSSYAYESFENPLAGRGSQSFGSREEERSSSGNPKFGTALYDFTAGGDDELNLTAGEEVEIEDEVDGWFYVKKKRPGRDGKMAGLVPVLYVNQP